From the Neobacillus sp. PS3-34 genome, the window GTTGAGAAGGTAACTTCTTCTGTGATGGCCGAATTGAAGAGAAATCTTTGAAAAAGCAAGCTACCTGCTTGCTTTTTCACGTTGTGCTATATTTAGATATCTTAAGAAAAGATGGTTTGAAAAGCAATTGTTTGGGGAATCGTCACATTTCTTCCCTTTTACAATCTTTATTTCAACTTACTTTATAGTGTAAAATCAGCTTAGCATTTATTTTTCCAAGTGAAGGAGGAAAAGCATGATAAAAAAAATAATCGCTGCTGTTCTGTTAATTGCCTTATTAACTGTAGCCATTGTTCAAGCAATGGATAAAAAAACTGATACACAAAGCGAAACAAATGAAACAGCCCAGAGTGAGGGACTTAAAGCCGGTTTAAAGGCACCCGATTTCGAACTTAAAACTTTAACAGGTGAAACCGTAAAACTTTCAGATTTGAAGGGTAAAAAAGTAATGCTAAATTTCTGGGCTACATGGTGTCCTCCTTGTAAGGCTGAAATGCCTGAAATGGAGCAATTCTTTAAGCAGGACCATAAGGATTTGGAAATTTTAGCGGTAAACATAGATCCTCAGCTCGATGTTAAAGGGTTTGTAAATCAAAATGGCATTACGTTCCCAGTCCTACTAGACGATAAAGATGAAGTGAATACTAAATACAGGATACTATCTATCCCAACCACCTATTTTATCGACAGTAAAGGGGTTATACAGGATATTTTTAAGGGTGCAATGCCGCTTGAGGCTATGCAGCAGTATACCGAGGACTCAAAATGATTATATTTAAAGCACCCGCCATCTTCAGGCGGGTGTTTCATTACATTAAACAGGATTTTTAATACGATTTTTCGACAGTTATATCCTTAAAAATTTAGAAATTTACATTCCGATTAAATTTTCAAAAAGTTGTAATAATTGAAACCGTTTCCGGGCATAATAACTGTTAGTATAGTGAATAAGGAAGGTGATTAACATGAGAAAGCCAAGAAAACGGAGCTTTGCAGAACTAGTGATGGAAAATAAAACCCAGCTTATGAAGGATCACGCTGCTATGGAGAGAATCGAGCAGCGTCTAGAAGAAAAGCGATTAGGCAAAGCCGAATAATTTCTCATCGTTTTCCAAACATTTTTCTCTCCTTATTGGAAAGTATATTAATGAGGAGGGATTTTGAAATGGGTAATCCAAAAAAAGACAGCAAGCATTTTGTTCCTAGCCATATTGGCACACAGCCGCGAGGTTTTAGCGGAAATAATGGAAAAAAAATGCAGGATAAATCTGGAGAGCATCCACAAGTCATTCAGACAAAAGGTGAATGAAATAATACCCAAGGCCGAGAAGGCTCGGGTATTTTTGTTAAAAAAATGTGATATTTTTTTTGCCTCGTAACAAACTATATTTGTACCACTTACATCACAAGGAGGAACGAACATGACTAATAATACACCAAAACCGGATGACCGTAGTGATAACGTTGAAAAACTGCAATCAATGATATTCCATACGATTCAGAATATGGAAGAAGCAGAAAAATCAATAGCTTCCTCAAGTGACGATGAACAGCGCAGACAGATTGAAGAAAAAAATGAACGCCGACGCGAAAGCATCGAGTCATTCCGTTCTGAAATCAAAGATGAAGCCCATGCAGGGGAAAGCGAAAATCAATTCGAATAAATAAAAAAAGTGGCCTGTCATTTTCCGGACAGGTTTAATCTTTGAAGGTCTCATTTTTAGTGAAGCCACTATAGTTATGATAAGATATAAAGGGAAATTATTAAAAAGAAGTGATGAAAATGATTCGACAGAAATTAAACAGTAATGAGTTGTACGAACAAATAAAAATGTGGGAACAAGAACTTGCTGATAAACAGCAGCTATCAAATGAAGCAGCCCTTTATTCCTTTATTAATTTATTACAAGAAGAAAAGGATTCCAAAACTTTATCCATTTTACTAACGATAGCAGCGAGATCAAGGATTGAAAAAAATAAAGGCGATTCTCTTGCCCGCGCTTGGATGGAAAGGGCACTTGCACTGGATTCTTCAAACAAACAGGCTAATGAGTTCTTGTTAAAGTCCTCCTGGAAACAAAAGAGAAATATTCTTGAACAGCTTTCATTCCCGCTTATCAGAGAAACAGATAATCGAACAGCTAAGAAGAAGGTTGCTGATCAATACATACAAATTTGCCGAAACTTCCTGGAAGAGGCGGATACCCAGCTCGAAGATGTAAGCTCTATGAAGGAGCAGGCGTCATCCGTTACTGGTGGGAAGAACTTTGAAATTTATAATAATCTTTTTAATTTATTGACAGAAGCGATTGCTGAAACCAGTCAACTGTTAAAGGCGTCAGAGGAATATGAACAGTCTATAACAGGAGTCTTTCATACTTCAATCCATTTCCAGGAATTGAAGCTTCATCTTGCAAGATTAGAGGAGATTCAATCCGAATGGATGACCTATTTTAGAGAAGAAGAACTGGAAAAAGCCAAATCTGATAATTCTCTTGAAGAATTAAAAGAGATGGTTGGGTTGAAAAATGTTAAGAACCGTATTAACGATTTTTATCATTTTCTAAAATACCAAAAGCAAAGGAAGTCTCTTGGATTCAAAACGAAGGATGAGTTAAGCCTCAATATGATTTTGACTGGAAATCCGGGTACTGGAAAAACAACTCTTGCCAGGCTGCTTGCAAAAATCTATTTTGAACTTGGAGTCCTACCTCGCCAGGAAGTAATTGAAGCAGACCGATCGCAGCTGGTTGGTGCATTTGTTGGCCAAACAGAAGAAAATGTTAGGTCAGTGGTAGAAAGAGCTGTTGGAGGGGTCTTATTCATAGACGAAGCTTACAGTTTAAAACGGGAAGGGCAATCAGGGAACGATTACGGCGACGCTGCTATTGACACCCTGGTTTCATTAATGACAGGAAGGGAATTTGGCGGTAAATTCGCTGTTATATTAGCTGGATATCCAGAAGAAATGCGGTCATTTCTTGATGCCAATCCAGGTTTGAGAAGCAGATTTCCTAACTCTAATTTTTTTCATTTGCCGGATTACAGCAATGAGGAATTGATTCAAATTGGTGAAATGGCAGCAGAGGAAAATGATTATATTCTAACAGAAGAAGCTAAAATGGCACTTGACCAGCGCCTGGAACGCGAGCGGGTAGATGAAACATTTGGCAATGCCAGAACAGTACGAAATATCTTACTAAATGCCATTTTTAATAAAGGCTCCAAGAGCAAAAATGAAGATGAGAATTTTTTGCGTTTTACATTATTGGATAAAGATGATTTTGAAGGCAATGAGATATCAGACGATGTACCTCCAATTGACAAATTGAATCAGCTTATCGGTATGGAAAACTTAAAAGAGGAGATACAATCTCTTATTTCATTTGTCAGGATGCAACAATATAGACGAGAACAAAATTTGCCGCCGATTCCTATTCAGCTGCATGCTGTTTTTACAGGGAACCCCGGTACTGGGAAGACAACAGTCGCAAAAATTTACGCAGAACTATTAAAGGAATATGGAATATTGAAACGTGGCCATCTGATTGTCGCCAGCAGGGCCGACTTTGTAGCTGGATATGTTGGACAAACATCTGCAAAAACGAAGAAAAAAATTAGGCAGGCTCTGGGCGGTGTGTTGTTTATTGATGAAGCTTATTCCCTTTTAGGACAGACTTCAGGCGACTTTGGGAAGGAAGTAATTGATACACTTGTCGATGAGATGACCCGGCAAAATGAAAATCTAGTTGTTGTGCTGGCAGGTTATCCAAATGAAATGGATATTCTGCTGGAGAGTAATCCTGGACTCCGATCAAGGTTTAAGAAGTTTTTCTATTTCCCGGATTACTTGGCAGAAGAGCTTTTGGCCATAATGGATGCTTATGCAGAAAAATATAAATATCAAATTTCCAAGGAAGCCAAAGTATTTCTAAGAGACCAGCTTGAGGAAGAAATTGTCTCTGGAAACGGTCGCTTTGCCTCCAACCTTGTCGATGAAATGATTCAGGCACAAGCGATGAGGCTGATGAGTGGCGGATCAGTGGAAGACTTAATCGAAAAAGCTAATACTTTAGAACTGGAAGATGCCATAAAGGCATTCAACAAGGCACGGAATGGGGACATATAAATGGTAATTGCAACGAAAGAAATCGAAGTTCGATATGCTGAAACAGATCAAATGGGAGTCGTTTATCATGCGAATTACTTTGTTTGGATGGAGCTTGGAAGAACAAGCTTTATTGAAAAGCTAGGGTATAACTATGCTGAAATGGAGAAGGATGGCATCATTTCTCCTGTCATGGATATACAGGCATCCTATAAAAAACCAATTCGCTATGGTGAAAAAGCCACAGTAAAAACTTGGGTTGAGGAATACGATGGAATCCGGGTAACTTATGGGTATGAAATACTGACAGAATCAGGGGAAATTGCCGTCATCGGTCTATCCCGGCATGTTTGTGTGAAGAAGGAAAGCTTCAGGCCCATTTCTCTTAAAAGGCTTTATCCTGAATGGCATGCGGCATACGAAAAAGCAAAAAAGAAACAAGCTGAAATAAAGAGGTAGGTTGCACCCATGGCATTCGGAATCAAAAAAGCTGAATTAAAAGTTTGGAAAGAAAAAATCGATAGTGGAAAAATCGCTTTCTTGACCCATTATTGGCTGGATGACCGCTTCCCCGGTTGTACAACAGTCACCAAAGTGGGCTGTAATGATTTAGAACAGCTTGCCAGGTGGGGAAGTAAGCACGGCTTAAAAAAGGAATGGATTCATATAAGGCCGGATGGCTATTCCCACTACGATTTAATAGGAAGCCGCCAAAAAGAGATCCTTATAAAAGAGGGTAGACTTGATCTTATTTGGGAATAAAATATAAAAAGGCGGCATAGCCGCCTTTTTATATTTTATGATAATTAAAAACAGGCTCCTTAGCCTCAGGATGGAAGTCAACATTTAAGTCATGTCCGTCAAAATACCAACTATCTTTTTCCTCAATGTAGTAAACAATTCCATCCTTTTCTGATTTCACACTCGCATCCACAGGTTCTTCATTTATAACACCGAGAGAAAAACCGCTCTGGACAGTACTGCAGCCACCATAACGGACAAAAAACTTCACATAATCTCCCTGTTTTAAGCTCATTTCTTTTTTATACCACTCTGATGCCTGATCACTAATATGTATTTTCATCATTGAGCTCCTTCCAGAATATGAAGTTCCCTTTATTAAAGTTGATTGAAGGAAATCTTCATTATCAATTTATTATAGTGGATATTTCAATAAGAATCGAGCAAGGGGCTTAATTTTAAATATTTATAAGTAAAAATAAACTATCGTATGAATATTCGGGGTATAAAGGAGAAAAATGACTCCGTTTACCGGAGCCATTGGGTCATAAATTTATGGATTTCACGGTCCTTTGCTGCTGCGTTGGCAAGGCCATAAGATCCTGCCTGCTTGAGAGGGACGACTCGGTAGTTTTTAAGATGCTGCTGGGACACATAAGTAGGATTGAAAATAGGGTTTGATAACTCTATCTGTTGACCTTTTTCACTTACATGCTTAGTAATATCCACTGTTGCCAACCCGCCTATATCTTTATAATCACGCATTTGGCCGGATATAAAATTACCTAAAGAGTAGACAGCTAATACCCTTCTCCCATCTTTTGCGATAATCCATTGCATTGGCTGCAAAACATGAGGGTGCGATCCAAAAATCACGTCGACTCCTTCATTGGCAAGAAAATGGCCAGGTCCTTCTGTTGTTCGTTAGGATACCTCTGATATTCATTGCCCCAGTGAATGCTCATGATGACAACGTCCGCTTCCTGTCTAGCTCTATGGATTTCTTCCTTCATGCTGTCCCGATTAATAATATTCACAAGATATTTTTTCTCGAGGGGCACAGGGATTCCGTTTGTTCCAAATGTGTACGAAAGAAAGGCAAGTTTTATTCCGTTTTTACTAATGACTCTTAACCTCGACCTGTCTTTTTGGTCAGTAAAAGTGCCGACATGGGGGATGCCAATGCTGTCTAAATAACGTGATTCAGATAGAATGCCTCGTTCTCCTTTATCAAGAGAATGGTTATTTGCTGTAGATACGATATCGACTCCCGCATTCTTTAATGCATCTGCCACTTCATGGGGGCTGTTAAACATGGGATAGTTAGAAACCCCTAATTCCGTACCTCCAAGAATACTTTCTTGATTAGCTGTCACGATATTCGGCTTTCCCAATAATCCATTTATATTTTGGAAAATAGGATTAAAATTATATTTCCCTCCACGGAAGGCATCCTCATAAACCCAGTCATGGATGAGGATATCTCCTATTCCTCCAATCGTAACTTTCTCTGTTACATTTTTGCCCATAACGGTATATTGACGTGAAGAAAGGTTCTCTGAAGCATATACTTTTGTTTTTGCCTCAGCTTTTTGGTATTGTTGAAAAAGCAGGGTAGAGGACAGGAACAAACAAATTCCTATCATCAATAAGGAAAAAGCTGTTTTATTTTTCATAATTGCTCCTCATTTGCTGAAAATTCAATGATAATCTCAAATTCTACTATAATATAATTTTTGGATTGCAAAAAGATGTTTTTTCAAAAACAATTTAATAAGAGGTGAAACATGTGTTTAAGATGACGGATAGTGCCTATAAAAGATTACAAACTGCACTTGAAAAAGAAAAAAACACACCAGAAGAAAAATTATTTATACGCTTAGGTATGGGCATTGGCTGAGGCGGTCCAAAGTTAAATCTGTCTCTGGAAGAGCAGATGCTTCAAAATGATCAGCTGTTTGAATTTGAAGAACTTCAAATCCTGATTCATGAAAAGGATAATGTGTATTTCGATAATACCAAACTAGATTATACAAAGGACGTCTTTGGAAATGGTAAATTCCAATTGTTAAAAATATAAAAAGCGGAAAACCTAAGAGGTTATCCGCTTTTTTCATTTTCTTGGACATGGAATTTCCTAAACTTTAAAATACTTACACAGGTGTTTCTTCCATTTGCTCCATAAACAAAATTAATTCGTCAAAGTTTCTTACTACTTTCATCGGTATACCTGAACATTTCATACCATTTGAAGAGGTGAAAAATTCAATTGTGAATTCATCCCGTGACTGACATTCTGTTACTTCAGAAGTATATACCAAGTTTTGATTTTCCCAGTTGCCGCTTTTCATATAGAATCTCCTTTCAACAAGAAGGCTTACTATTATTTTACAGCAATATAGCAACTTAACGATGATTACTTTTTGAAAATTTAATGAATTCCTCGCTTCTAAAGGAGCTTTAGATTAAAATCGGATAGTTGGATTTCCTTAGGTAAGAAAATATCAGTAATTAAGCCTAACAGCGTTCTCTATAAACATAGTGGAAGGGAAGGAAAGCCTGAAGATGGTACCTGCACCAGGAGCGCTTTCCACCTGAATCATACCGCCGCTATCTTCCACTATTTTTTTACAGACACTTAGTCCAATTCCAGTTCCTTTTTCTTTTGTCGTATAAAAGGGCAGGAAGAGTTTATCGAGCGTTTCTTGTGTCATGCCGCATCCATTATCCTTTATCACGATCAAAGCCACTTCCTGATTGATTTCTGTTATTAAATCAATTTTTCGTTCATTTTGAGGCTGTTGAACGTCATCGAGTGCCTCGATGCTATTTTTTATAATATTTATAAGCACTTGCTTTAGTTGGTTTGCATCCATTCTAATCGTTATATCCTCGAGGCTTAGGAAAGACCGAATTTGAATATCTCTCAGAATGGCTTCACTTTCATACAACAAGGCAATATCTTTTACAAGGGCGTTGATCGAGCGGATAAGCTGAGTGGCCATTTGAGGTTTAGAGGCGTTCAAAAATTCAAATATGATTCCATTCGCACGGTCTATTTCTTCCAAAGCAATATCTGCGTATTGTACTTTATCGATTTCCTGCAAATAGGGTCTTATTAGCTGAATAAATCCCTTAACAGTAGTGAGAGGGTTCCTAATTTCATGTGCAATCCCTGCTGCCAGATTCTCTATGCTGTCACGACGGTCGGCTTCAACTGGCCGCCTCTTTTAGTAGTTGAACACTTTCCTCTAAAAATTGTTTTTTATCCATTAATTCGACATTATATTGAATAAGTTTTTGTTCAACCCGGTTCATCATTTCCTGTAATTCTGTCATTTCAGTTTTAAATGGCAGACAGTAGATATGAATATTTCTAAATTCGTCTTCCGCTTTAAAAATTTTATAGGAATTTTTTTTATTTTTTTCGTTCATAAGGACTTCAATGGATGCTTTTCGCGAAATTGACAAAAAGAAATCAATCGCTTCCTTTTGAAATGGTGTGTCGATTAGCTGGATAAAATCTTCTGTATGAGGAAACAATTCCTTAGCCTGCTTTGAAGCTGCTAGGAAGGACAATGCCTGGTCATAAATAAAATAAGGGAAAGGAACTTCTTTTACAAATAACCTATTAAAATCCATTACATTACCATCCTTTAAAATATTAGAAAACTAAACTATGCATAGGGCGTTGGCTATAATAAATAATAATGTGGTATATGTCATTTGTGTTATGTCCGAAAACGATACATTTTGTTAGATTATAAATATAATACCAAATTATTCCTTACCT encodes:
- a CDS encoding redoxin domain-containing protein, with protein sequence MIKKIIAAVLLIALLTVAIVQAMDKKTDTQSETNETAQSEGLKAGLKAPDFELKTLTGETVKLSDLKGKKVMLNFWATWCPPCKAEMPEMEQFFKQDHKDLEILAVNIDPQLDVKGFVNQNGITFPVLLDDKDEVNTKYRILSIPTTYFIDSKGVIQDIFKGAMPLEAMQQYTEDSK
- a CDS encoding FbpB family small basic protein, which translates into the protein MRKPRKRSFAELVMENKTQLMKDHAAMERIEQRLEEKRLGKAE
- a CDS encoding acid-soluble spore protein N — its product is MGNPKKDSKHFVPSHIGTQPRGFSGNNGKKMQDKSGEHPQVIQTKGE
- the tlp gene encoding small acid-soluble spore protein Tlp, which codes for MTNNTPKPDDRSDNVEKLQSMIFHTIQNMEEAEKSIASSSDDEQRRQIEEKNERRRESIESFRSEIKDEAHAGESENQFE
- a CDS encoding AAA family ATPase gives rise to the protein MIRQKLNSNELYEQIKMWEQELADKQQLSNEAALYSFINLLQEEKDSKTLSILLTIAARSRIEKNKGDSLARAWMERALALDSSNKQANEFLLKSSWKQKRNILEQLSFPLIRETDNRTAKKKVADQYIQICRNFLEEADTQLEDVSSMKEQASSVTGGKNFEIYNNLFNLLTEAIAETSQLLKASEEYEQSITGVFHTSIHFQELKLHLARLEEIQSEWMTYFREEELEKAKSDNSLEELKEMVGLKNVKNRINDFYHFLKYQKQRKSLGFKTKDELSLNMILTGNPGTGKTTLARLLAKIYFELGVLPRQEVIEADRSQLVGAFVGQTEENVRSVVERAVGGVLFIDEAYSLKREGQSGNDYGDAAIDTLVSLMTGREFGGKFAVILAGYPEEMRSFLDANPGLRSRFPNSNFFHLPDYSNEELIQIGEMAAEENDYILTEEAKMALDQRLERERVDETFGNARTVRNILLNAIFNKGSKSKNEDENFLRFTLLDKDDFEGNEISDDVPPIDKLNQLIGMENLKEEIQSLISFVRMQQYRREQNLPPIPIQLHAVFTGNPGTGKTTVAKIYAELLKEYGILKRGHLIVASRADFVAGYVGQTSAKTKKKIRQALGGVLFIDEAYSLLGQTSGDFGKEVIDTLVDEMTRQNENLVVVLAGYPNEMDILLESNPGLRSRFKKFFYFPDYLAEELLAIMDAYAEKYKYQISKEAKVFLRDQLEEEIVSGNGRFASNLVDEMIQAQAMRLMSGGSVEDLIEKANTLELEDAIKAFNKARNGDI
- a CDS encoding thioesterase family protein, with amino-acid sequence MVIATKEIEVRYAETDQMGVVYHANYFVWMELGRTSFIEKLGYNYAEMEKDGIISPVMDIQASYKKPIRYGEKATVKTWVEEYDGIRVTYGYEILTESGEIAVIGLSRHVCVKKESFRPISLKRLYPEWHAAYEKAKKKQAEIKR
- a CDS encoding HesB/YadR/YfhF family protein; protein product: MKIHISDQASEWYKKEMSLKQGDYVKFFVRYGGCSTVQSGFSLGVINEEPVDASVKSEKDGIVYYIEEKDSWYFDGHDLNVDFHPEAKEPVFNYHKI
- a CDS encoding ATP-binding protein, with protein sequence MENLAAGIAHEIRNPLTTVKGFIQLIRPYLQEIDKVQYADIALEEIDRANGIIFEFLNASKPQMATQLIRSINALVKDIALLYESEAILRDIQIRSFLSLEDITIRMDANQLKQVLINIIKNSIEALDDVQQPQNERKIDLITEINQEVALIVIKDNGCGMTQETLDKLFLPFYTTKEKGTGIGLSVCKKIVEDSGGMIQVESAPGAGTIFRLSFPSTMFIENAVRLNY